The Litchfieldia alkalitelluris genome has a window encoding:
- a CDS encoding DMT family transporter, with translation MNQNWILVIIAGFIEIVWAIGLKHASSWLSWVGIAVLIYVSFVLLIKAQRSLPVATVYATFTGIGTAGTVVVEMVAFGVAFSWTKVFFILLLLIGVIGLKLVTTEPDMKEGAA, from the coding sequence TATCATTGCTGGTTTTATTGAAATAGTGTGGGCAATCGGATTGAAGCATGCGAGTAGCTGGCTTTCCTGGGTAGGTATCGCTGTACTCATATATGTCTCTTTTGTTTTACTGATAAAGGCACAAAGGAGTTTGCCTGTTGCTACGGTATACGCAACTTTCACTGGTATCGGGACAGCAGGGACAGTTGTTGTGGAGATGGTGGCTTTCGGAGTAGCCTTTAGTTGGACGAAAGTATTTTTTATTCTATTACTGCTGATTGGGGTAATAGGCCTAAAACTTGTTACAACTGAACCAGATATGAAAGAGGGTGCAGCGTAA
- a CDS encoding DMT family transporter, protein MAWLYLMLAGAFEVVGVIGMNKVVKDKDLKSYLIVFLGFICSFSLLSLAMKTLPAGTSYAVWTGIGTVGGTLVGMLFYGESKDWRRILFIGVIVAAVIGLKMTT, encoded by the coding sequence ATGGCTTGGTTGTATCTTATGCTGGCGGGAGCTTTTGAAGTAGTCGGAGTTATAGGAATGAATAAAGTAGTCAAGGACAAAGACTTGAAGTCATACTTGATCGTGTTCCTTGGTTTTATATGTAGCTTTAGCCTTTTGAGCCTAGCTATGAAAACTCTTCCTGCTGGAACATCTTATGCTGTGTGGACAGGGATTGGTACTGTGGGTGGAACACTAGTTGGAATGTTGTTTTATGGGGAATCAAAGGATTGGAGAAGGATTTTATTTATAGGTGTGATTGTAGCAGCCGTTATTGGACTGAAAATGACTACGTAG
- a CDS encoding MarR family winged helix-turn-helix transcriptional regulator, producing MKEILREIGMIARALDSISNIEFKDYDLTKGQYLYIVRICENPGIIQEKLAEMIKVDRTTAARAIKKLEINDFVEKKDDEHNQKIKKLFPTEKGKKVYPFIKRENDFSNKIALEGFSEEEMETLFTLLQRVRKNVEIDWEFVKKGNKRNY from the coding sequence ATGAAGGAAATACTTCGTGAAATTGGAATGATTGCAAGAGCTCTGGATTCAATAAGTAATATCGAATTTAAAGATTACGACCTTACAAAAGGGCAGTACTTGTACATTGTGCGAATATGTGAAAATCCAGGAATCATTCAAGAAAAACTAGCTGAGATGATAAAGGTTGATCGAACAACAGCAGCTCGTGCTATAAAAAAACTTGAAATAAATGATTTTGTTGAAAAGAAGGATGATGAACATAACCAAAAAATTAAAAAACTTTTTCCAACAGAAAAAGGGAAGAAGGTTTATCCCTTCATAAAAAGAGAAAATGATTTTTCCAACAAGATTGCATTAGAGGGATTTTCCGAAGAAGAAATGGAAACCCTTTTTACTCTTCTTCAAAGAGTGAGAAAAAATGTAGAAATTGATTGGGAATTCGTTAAAAAAGGAAACAAAAGAAACTATTGA
- a CDS encoding GNAT family N-acetyltransferase, whose protein sequence is MTMSIKKCTLEDLLILQKISYETFNETFKDQNSPENMKVYLDKAFNIKQLEKELSTSSSQFFFVYFNHEVAGYLKVNTNEAQSEAMGDESLEIERIYIKREFQKHGLGKHLFNKALEIAKEHNKQKIWLGVWEKNQNAIAFYEKMAFVQTGAHSFYMGDEEQIDFIMTKTLN, encoded by the coding sequence ATGACAATGAGCATAAAGAAATGCACTCTTGAAGATTTACTCATACTTCAAAAAATTAGCTATGAAACATTTAATGAAACATTTAAGGATCAGAACTCACCTGAAAATATGAAAGTCTATTTGGATAAGGCATTTAACATAAAACAATTAGAAAAAGAGTTATCCACTAGTTCCTCGCAATTCTTTTTTGTTTATTTCAATCATGAAGTCGCTGGATATTTAAAAGTAAACACTAATGAGGCTCAATCAGAAGCAATGGGTGATGAATCACTTGAAATCGAGAGGATTTACATAAAGAGAGAATTCCAAAAACATGGGCTTGGTAAACATCTGTTTAATAAAGCGCTGGAAATTGCAAAGGAACATAATAAACAGAAAATCTGGCTAGGCGTATGGGAAAAGAATCAAAACGCGATTGCTTTTTATGAAAAAATGGCGTTTGTTCAAACCGGAGCCCACTCTTTTTATATGGGTGATGAAGAACAAATAGATTTTATTATGACCAAAACACTCAATTGA
- a CDS encoding oxidoreductase, producing the protein MSNKIVIITGANSGLGLETTKHFLSTGNIVIMAVRNLNKGEAAKQQLLQLYPKGQIDVLHLDLSKLKTVHNFVAEFSSRYNSLDLLINNAGVMTPPYSKTEEGFELQFGSNHLGHFALTGLLLPYLEKAEQPRVVTLSSIAHRNGVIDFENLEGSKGYKAMKFYSQSKLANLLFAKELDERLKRNGYKTISLAAHPGISSTNLFRIGKESTPWYIKPLIKLLSQPAEKGALPTIMAATDEKLVGGEYIGPDGAGNRKGNPVIEVPKESVYHKETMKKLWDVSEQLTGIEYKLT; encoded by the coding sequence ATGTCAAATAAAATAGTGATTATTACAGGAGCAAACAGTGGGTTAGGTCTTGAAACCACGAAACATTTTCTAAGCACAGGCAATATTGTAATCATGGCAGTCAGAAATTTAAATAAAGGTGAAGCTGCAAAACAACAGTTGCTGCAGTTGTACCCTAAGGGGCAAATTGACGTTCTTCATTTAGATTTATCGAAATTAAAGACTGTACATAATTTTGTAGCCGAGTTTTCTAGTAGATACAATTCCTTAGATTTGTTGATTAACAATGCCGGGGTGATGACGCCTCCTTATTCAAAAACAGAAGAAGGCTTTGAACTTCAGTTTGGGAGTAATCATTTAGGGCATTTTGCTTTAACAGGTTTGCTTCTTCCTTATTTGGAAAAAGCAGAACAACCTCGAGTGGTGACATTAAGCTCGATTGCTCATCGAAATGGCGTCATTGACTTTGAAAATTTGGAGGGTTCAAAGGGATATAAAGCCATGAAGTTTTATAGTCAAAGTAAATTGGCAAACCTTTTATTTGCTAAAGAGCTAGATGAACGTCTTAAACGAAACGGTTATAAAACGATTAGTTTAGCAGCACATCCAGGGATATCTTCGACCAATCTTTTTAGAATTGGAAAAGAAAGTACACCTTGGTATATCAAACCTCTGATCAAACTACTCTCTCAACCTGCAGAAAAAGGGGCTTTGCCTACGATTATGGCAGCTACAGATGAAAAGTTGGTAGGGGGAGAATATATTGGTCCGGATGGTGCAGGCAACCGAAAAGGAAATCCAGTGATCGAAGTACCAAAGGAGAGCGTCTATCACAAAGAAACCATGAAGAAACTATGGGATGTTTCCGAGCAATTAACAGGGATTGAATATAAGCTTACATAA